In Bacillus sp. KH172YL63, one genomic interval encodes:
- a CDS encoding GAF domain-containing sensor histidine kinase: MNQESLSNIELLKEIAELLNNETELASMLSGALKKLINGSSFTTGWIFFIEGEGRHELVSYENLPESLSDRKCELMNKGGCWCVNRFRKGKLTKASNIIECQRIEQAIEENRGKTDDITYHATVPLQSGQESFGLLNVAAPHKTHFSSDELALLESVAFQIGSAIKRIMLTRKEQEIALIGERNRLARDLHDSVNQLLFSLTLTARGGAEMTGDEGVKETFRTIQDMAQEALSEMRALIWQLRPNGLENGVVEAVKGYSEMLGLCLETKVEGVLSLSSRMEEVLWRVSQEALNNCKKHSGETHIYYTLKSEPESLYLKIEDQGYGFQYDKKQSIPSMGIQSMRERVKSIGGELTIQSRLGKGTAINVRLPY, translated from the coding sequence ATGAATCAGGAATCCCTTTCAAACATTGAGCTGTTGAAAGAGATCGCCGAATTACTGAATAATGAAACCGAACTTGCCTCGATGCTGTCAGGGGCGTTAAAAAAGCTGATCAATGGGTCCAGTTTTACGACAGGCTGGATCTTTTTTATAGAAGGGGAAGGGAGGCATGAGCTTGTTTCGTATGAGAATCTCCCCGAATCCCTTTCAGACCGTAAATGTGAGTTGATGAATAAGGGCGGGTGCTGGTGTGTGAACCGCTTCCGGAAAGGAAAGCTCACGAAAGCCTCGAACATCATTGAATGTCAGCGGATCGAGCAGGCCATTGAAGAGAACAGGGGCAAGACCGATGATATCACGTATCATGCCACGGTCCCCCTCCAGTCGGGACAAGAATCTTTTGGGCTTTTGAATGTGGCGGCACCACATAAAACCCATTTCTCGTCGGATGAATTGGCACTGCTGGAATCGGTCGCTTTCCAGATAGGTTCTGCAATCAAGCGCATCATGCTGACCAGGAAGGAACAGGAAATCGCCCTGATCGGGGAGAGGAACCGATTGGCAAGGGATCTTCATGATTCTGTGAATCAGCTGTTGTTTTCCCTGACATTGACGGCAAGGGGCGGTGCTGAGATGACCGGGGATGAAGGCGTGAAGGAAACCTTCCGGACCATTCAGGACATGGCGCAGGAAGCACTTTCGGAAATGAGGGCACTTATTTGGCAATTGCGGCCCAATGGGTTGGAAAACGGGGTCGTCGAGGCCGTGAAAGGTTATTCCGAAATGCTGGGGTTGTGTCTTGAAACGAAAGTGGAAGGTGTCTTATCCTTGAGCTCAAGGATGGAAGAAGTATTATGGAGGGTCTCTCAGGAAGCCTTGAATAATTGTAAGAAGCATTCAGGTGAAACCCATATTTACTATACGTTGAAAAGTGAACCGGAATCCCTTTATTTAAAGATTGAAGACCAGGGATATGGTTTTCAATATGACAAGAAGCAATCTATCCCATCGATGGGGATCCAGAGTATGAGGGAACGGGTGAAAAGCATCGGCGGGGAGCTGACAATTCAAAGCAGGCTCGGTAAAGGAACGGCGATAAATGTCCGATTACCCTATTAG
- a CDS encoding response regulator yields MIRVLIADDHHVVRRGLVFFLKTQKDIDIVGEAKDGAEAVRLAHSLKPDIILMDLMMPVMDGIQATMEIKALHPEVQVLMLTSFSDQNHVIPAIEAGAAGYQLKDIEPDELVNSIRKLLSGENSLHPKATNHLLTRISKQEPPHKMDELTKRERDVLIELTKGKSNKEIASSLYITEKTVKTHISNIFSKLEVADRTQAALYAVKHQLTSNDERKDM; encoded by the coding sequence ATGATCAGAGTATTGATAGCAGATGACCATCACGTCGTACGGAGAGGCCTTGTCTTCTTTTTGAAGACGCAAAAAGACATAGATATCGTCGGTGAAGCAAAGGACGGGGCAGAAGCTGTCCGGCTGGCGCATTCCTTAAAGCCTGATATCATCTTGATGGACTTGATGATGCCTGTGATGGACGGCATCCAGGCCACCATGGAAATCAAGGCGCTTCATCCTGAAGTGCAGGTGCTGATGCTGACGAGCTTTTCGGATCAGAACCATGTCATTCCGGCCATTGAGGCAGGTGCAGCCGGATATCAGCTAAAGGATATTGAGCCCGATGAATTGGTGAACAGCATCCGAAAGCTCCTGTCGGGGGAAAATTCACTACATCCGAAAGCGACGAATCATCTGCTCACGAGGATTTCCAAACAGGAACCTCCTCACAAAATGGATGAACTCACAAAGCGGGAACGGGATGTTTTGATTGAACTGACGAAAGGGAAAAGTAATAAAGAAATCGCCTCCAGTCTTTATATAACGGAGAAAACGGTCAAAACCCATATTTCCAACATCTTTTCCAAACTGGAGGTTGCCGACCGGACACAAGCAGCTTTATACGCTGTCAAACATCAATTAACTTCAAATGATGAAAGAAAGGATATGTGA
- a CDS encoding NADPH-dependent FMN reductase — MNILIINGSPRKNGRTGIASRFIARNHNCGLIDLSDGSLPLYTGEQDQAALASVQGLKKKVKEADAVILASPEYHSGMSGALKNALDFLSSEQFAHKPVALLACAGGGKGGINCLNNLRIVSRGVYANVIPKQLILDPHCFDYEGDGLLDEPAKMVEDLMKELKMYVKAAALIKSEQSS; from the coding sequence ATGAACATTTTAATAATCAACGGAAGCCCCAGGAAGAACGGCCGGACTGGAATCGCATCACGATTCATCGCCCGGAACCACAACTGCGGACTCATTGACCTGAGTGACGGTTCGCTGCCTCTCTACACAGGGGAACAGGATCAGGCAGCGCTGGCATCGGTTCAAGGTTTAAAGAAAAAGGTAAAGGAAGCGGATGCTGTCATTTTGGCTTCCCCAGAGTATCACAGCGGTATGAGCGGGGCATTGAAAAACGCCCTCGACTTCCTCAGCTCTGAGCAATTTGCCCACAAGCCTGTGGCATTATTGGCCTGTGCAGGAGGCGGAAAAGGCGGTATCAACTGCTTGAACAATCTACGCATTGTCTCCCGGGGTGTATATGCAAACGTCATCCCGAAGCAGCTGATTCTTGATCCCCATTGCTTTGATTATGAAGGGGACGGACTTCTGGATGAGCCTGCAAAAATGGTCGAGGATCTCATGAAGGAACTGAAGATGTATGTAAAAGCGGCAGCATTGATCAAAAGTGAACAATCATCTTAA
- a CDS encoding YhdB family protein has translation MNKVDYDRALYYTHRSEWDNLLILMVRTKDDLLSKRIEHFLHAYHFSKDYTVVERNLYTLLRYIEHANFTYSVEQPLEETFAEM, from the coding sequence GTGAACAAAGTCGATTACGATCGGGCTCTGTATTACACTCACCGGTCAGAATGGGATAACCTGCTGATCCTCATGGTGAGAACGAAGGATGACCTTCTTTCAAAAAGAATTGAACATTTCCTGCACGCGTATCATTTTTCTAAAGACTACACGGTTGTAGAGCGTAACCTGTATACGCTTTTACGATATATTGAGCATGCAAACTTCACCTACAGTGTCGAGCAACCACTGGAGGAAACCTTTGCAGAGATGTAG
- a CDS encoding DUF3889 domain-containing protein codes for MKKAIAIFLAVFFLLFSGHANAEPTDYKKFGRIATAVIKEDYPGQPVKDYQYQGRRKMTENKVADSFEFTVQENNKDKKVTVIVVHNLDNEKTLNITVQE; via the coding sequence ATGAAGAAAGCAATCGCAATTTTTTTAGCAGTATTTTTCCTGCTGTTTTCAGGACATGCCAACGCTGAACCGACAGATTATAAAAAATTTGGCCGGATTGCCACAGCCGTCATTAAAGAAGATTATCCCGGTCAGCCTGTGAAGGATTATCAATATCAGGGCCGCCGGAAAATGACTGAAAATAAAGTGGCGGATTCTTTTGAGTTCACTGTTCAGGAGAACAACAAGGATAAGAAAGTGACCGTCATCGTCGTGCACAATCTCGACAATGAAAAAACACTCAATATCACCGTACAGGAATAA
- a CDS encoding MFS transporter, protein MHSIAFRHLWFGQALANMGDVFYIVGLISLVYSLTGSAVYMTAVPLVITFSRFISSMAAPLLLNRTQMRTLIAYSQMGKTFFLCLFLLMMVLNADNVWLFLACAGVVSFLDGWALPARNSYVPFLVKREELMGANGFLSTVDQTIQFSSWAVGGMLVAVIHETNVFTIVIILFLASTLYMLKLPVIPTTTLEVRKAWWQQLLEGWSEVRKRKGLAPVFWIYGLESVSGTVWIAAVLYLYVDQVLGKGEEWWGFINASFFIGLILASMLIFKLHGLFSHHRSRWLPLCMILTSIATLAFAWNQAAWLALVLSFLFGLFDQIKNVIMQTYIQESAPPEELGKIYAAQGALSTCLFGLSSVGVGLLIEVFSMSTIFSFSALLLMTALIPVWILQRNMNR, encoded by the coding sequence ATGCATTCCATTGCATTTAGACATTTATGGTTCGGCCAGGCGCTGGCGAACATGGGGGATGTTTTCTATATCGTCGGATTGATTTCACTTGTATACAGTTTGACAGGGTCCGCTGTGTATATGACGGCCGTTCCGCTCGTGATTACATTTTCCCGCTTCATCAGCAGCATGGCGGCACCTCTGCTATTGAACCGCACACAGATGAGGACGCTCATTGCGTACTCCCAGATGGGGAAGACATTCTTTCTTTGTCTGTTTTTACTGATGATGGTGTTGAATGCAGACAATGTCTGGTTGTTTCTTGCTTGTGCAGGTGTTGTTTCATTCCTGGACGGATGGGCTTTGCCTGCGAGGAATTCCTATGTCCCCTTTCTTGTGAAGCGGGAAGAATTGATGGGGGCGAATGGGTTTCTTTCCACAGTGGATCAGACCATACAATTTTCGAGCTGGGCGGTTGGCGGTATGCTGGTCGCTGTGATTCATGAAACGAACGTGTTCACCATCGTCATCATCCTGTTTCTCGCCAGCACCCTGTACATGTTGAAGCTGCCGGTCATCCCGACCACCACGTTGGAAGTGCGGAAAGCATGGTGGCAGCAGTTATTGGAAGGATGGTCAGAAGTCAGGAAGCGCAAGGGGCTTGCTCCAGTTTTTTGGATTTACGGGCTTGAGTCGGTTTCCGGGACCGTCTGGATCGCAGCCGTTCTCTATTTATATGTAGATCAGGTGCTCGGCAAGGGAGAAGAATGGTGGGGGTTCATAAACGCCAGTTTTTTTATCGGGCTGATTCTTGCATCTATGTTGATTTTCAAGCTGCACGGTCTGTTCTCCCATCACCGGAGCAGATGGCTGCCTCTTTGCATGATCCTGACTTCGATTGCGACCCTCGCCTTTGCCTGGAATCAGGCGGCCTGGTTGGCGCTCGTATTGTCCTTTCTGTTCGGACTGTTCGATCAAATCAAGAATGTCATCATGCAAACGTATATTCAGGAAAGTGCTCCGCCTGAAGAGCTCGGTAAAATCTATGCAGCACAGGGGGCGCTCTCGACATGTTTATTTGGATTATCATCCGTTGGTGTCGGGTTGCTTATAGAGGTTTTCAGCATGAGTACGATTTTCTCCTTCTCGGCACTATTGCTGATGACTGCGCTCATCCCAGTGTGGATCTTGCAAAGAAATATGAATAGGTAA
- a CDS encoding SpoVR family protein encodes MNLEEQRQLQNAIGEITEIAAGFGLDFYPMRYEICPAEIIYTFGAYGMPTRFSHWSFGKQFHKMKLQYDLGLSKIYELVINSDPCYAFLLDSNSLIQNKLIVAHVLAHCDFFKNNVRFQNTKRDMVESMSATAERVRSYEIEYGKQEVEDFLDAVLAVDEHIDPSLMRPKLSWTMNDVEWEEVEISQATPYDDLWSLDEKPKKLEKKKVKKKFPPQPEKDIMLFIEQYSRELSDWQRDILTMMREEMLYFWPQLETKIMNEGWASYWHQRIIREMDLTSGESIEFAKLNAGVVQPSRTQINPYYLGLKIFEDIEERFDNPTEEMKKRGVKPNSGREKMFEVREIESDISFLRNYLTKDLVTREDMYLFQKQGKDYKIVDKEWTHVRDQLVGMRVNGGFPYITVNDGDYMKSGELYLKHWYEDVELDIKYLEKVLPYLHQLWGRPVHIETHVENRDMLFTYDGRSVQRKYL; translated from the coding sequence ATGAATTTAGAGGAACAAAGGCAGTTGCAGAATGCGATAGGTGAAATTACGGAGATTGCAGCCGGATTCGGTCTTGATTTTTACCCGATGCGTTACGAGATTTGTCCTGCTGAAATCATTTATACATTTGGCGCTTATGGTATGCCGACACGCTTTTCCCATTGGAGTTTCGGGAAGCAGTTCCATAAGATGAAGCTTCAATATGATCTGGGATTAAGCAAGATTTACGAGCTCGTGATCAATTCGGATCCTTGTTATGCGTTCTTGCTCGATTCGAATTCACTGATCCAGAATAAGCTGATTGTCGCCCACGTGCTTGCACACTGTGACTTCTTCAAGAATAATGTTCGCTTTCAGAATACGAAGCGGGATATGGTGGAGAGTATGTCGGCAACCGCCGAGCGTGTGCGGAGTTATGAGATTGAGTACGGTAAACAGGAGGTTGAAGATTTCCTTGATGCTGTGCTTGCCGTTGATGAACATATCGACCCGTCCCTTATGCGTCCGAAGCTGTCGTGGACGATGAATGATGTGGAATGGGAAGAGGTTGAAATCAGTCAGGCGACACCGTACGATGATCTGTGGTCATTGGATGAAAAGCCAAAGAAATTGGAAAAAAAGAAGGTCAAGAAGAAATTCCCTCCACAACCGGAGAAGGATATCATGCTCTTCATCGAACAATACAGCAGGGAGTTGTCGGATTGGCAGCGGGATATATTGACGATGATGAGGGAAGAGATGCTGTATTTCTGGCCGCAGCTCGAAACGAAGATCATGAATGAAGGATGGGCTTCATATTGGCATCAGCGGATCATCCGGGAAATGGATCTGACCAGCGGTGAGTCGATTGAGTTTGCCAAACTGAACGCAGGTGTTGTACAGCCTTCCCGCACACAGATCAATCCATATTACTTAGGGCTAAAAATATTTGAAGATATCGAAGAACGGTTCGATAACCCGACTGAAGAAATGAAGAAGCGGGGAGTCAAACCGAACTCAGGACGTGAAAAAATGTTTGAGGTCCGTGAAATTGAATCGGATATTTCCTTCTTGCGGAATTATTTAACGAAAGACCTCGTCACCCGGGAGGATATGTATTTATTCCAAAAGCAGGGGAAGGATTACAAAATTGTGGATAAAGAATGGACCCACGTCCGGGATCAGCTTGTCGGCATGAGGGTAAATGGGGGATTCCCTTACATCACTGTGAATGACGGCGACTATATGAAGAGTGGGGAACTATATTTGAAGCACTGGTATGAAGATGTGGAGCTTGATATCAAATACCTGGAGAAGGTCTTGCCGTACCTGCATCAGCTGTGGGGAAGACCGGTCCATATCGAAACACATGTGGAAAACCGGGATATGCTTTTTACGTATGATGGAAGAAGCGTACAGCGGAAATATTTATAA
- a CDS encoding YczE/YyaS/YitT family protein, whose product MKIYWQISYFVVGLLLFSYGISLSIHVQYLGIHPWDVLNIALFQKFGLTIGTWNIIVGVVLIAGTLILKGKYVRIGTVLNGVMVGMLVDFFLYFDLLPPETNLTGDVLTLLSAVILMGTGGGLYSAAHLGTGPRDGFMLTLSDLTGLSISRVRIMCECTILLFGLLLGGPVFIFTFFYTFIQSPIFQRSFLFFTGTLHARFSEQKNISM is encoded by the coding sequence ATGAAAATCTATTGGCAAATCAGTTATTTTGTGGTGGGATTACTTCTTTTCAGCTACGGCATCAGTTTGTCCATTCATGTTCAATACTTGGGGATCCATCCGTGGGATGTATTGAATATCGCATTGTTTCAGAAATTCGGGCTCACGATCGGAACGTGGAATATCATCGTGGGGGTGGTGTTGATCGCTGGGACCCTGATATTAAAAGGAAAATACGTCAGGATCGGGACGGTGCTCAATGGGGTAATGGTGGGCATGCTCGTTGATTTTTTCCTTTATTTTGACCTTCTCCCGCCTGAGACCAATCTCACCGGGGATGTCCTGACGCTGCTGTCAGCGGTGATTTTGATGGGGACCGGAGGGGGATTATATTCAGCAGCCCATTTGGGTACCGGGCCCCGTGACGGTTTCATGCTCACACTTTCCGATTTAACCGGGCTTTCCATCAGCAGGGTCCGGATCATGTGCGAATGCACGATCCTTCTATTCGGTTTGCTCCTTGGGGGGCCTGTATTCATTTTCACCTTTTTCTATACGTTCATTCAAAGCCCGATCTTCCAGCGTTCCTTCCTATTCTTCACAGGCACACTCCATGCGAGGTTCTCTGAACAAAAGAACATCAGTATGTAA
- a CDS encoding SLC13 family permease, whose protein sequence is MLTMKHAWTTLWKWHGDVRQTLMFFTSGSTGTSVSGRVQTDHQPGPGTNPRQKIGFILGPLLFFFFLLFFSPEGLSQGAVGVLAGTVWIAVWWITEAIPIPATALLPIILFPLTGALESGDVTSAYGDGTIFLFMGGFIIAIAMEKWNLHKRIAMNIILAIGTSTERIVLGFMLATGFLSMWISNTATAMMMLPIGTAVVYQVNESLKGEKRTGHFSKVIMLGIAYSASIGGLGTLIGTPPNTIFAAVAKQLYGIDFSFAKWMMFGVPLSAILLLATWWYLIKIAFPLKIKELPGGREIVEKENRSLGRISFEEKLVLTVFVTTALCWITRSFLLSQWIPSLDDTMIAITGALVLFLLPGQKESRLLKWEDAKKLPWGILLLFGGGLAIAKGFKETGLAEWIGKQLTVLDGISFIIILVAVTAFVIFLTEITPNTATATMMFPIMASLAAALNVHPYSLMVAAGLAASCAFMLPVATPPNAVVFGSGFIKMGDMVKAGIWLNIISIICITLLVYLFMPVVWGVDLGVFPGDMR, encoded by the coding sequence ATGTTAACAATGAAACATGCGTGGACAACTTTATGGAAGTGGCATGGGGATGTACGGCAGACTCTCATGTTCTTTACTTCAGGCAGCACCGGGACTTCAGTGTCCGGACGCGTCCAGACCGATCATCAGCCTGGACCTGGCACAAATCCCAGGCAGAAAATAGGATTCATCCTCGGACCCCTGCTATTCTTTTTTTTCCTGCTGTTTTTTTCACCTGAAGGACTCTCGCAGGGGGCCGTCGGGGTACTTGCAGGCACGGTTTGGATTGCGGTGTGGTGGATCACGGAAGCGATACCGATTCCGGCAACGGCCCTGTTGCCGATCATACTCTTCCCGCTGACCGGTGCGCTCGAATCGGGAGACGTCACTTCCGCTTATGGGGACGGGACGATCTTTCTGTTTATGGGCGGATTCATCATCGCGATTGCCATGGAGAAGTGGAATTTACATAAACGGATCGCCATGAACATCATTCTCGCGATCGGGACAAGCACCGAGAGGATCGTACTTGGCTTCATGCTCGCAACAGGCTTCCTCTCCATGTGGATTTCCAATACGGCAACGGCGATGATGATGCTCCCGATCGGTACCGCCGTCGTTTACCAGGTGAATGAGAGTCTAAAAGGGGAGAAGCGGACCGGCCACTTCAGCAAGGTCATCATGCTCGGGATTGCCTACAGTGCATCGATCGGTGGACTGGGCACGTTGATCGGCACCCCTCCGAACACCATCTTTGCAGCTGTTGCTAAACAACTGTACGGCATCGACTTTTCTTTCGCAAAATGGATGATGTTCGGGGTTCCACTGTCAGCGATTCTCCTGCTCGCCACCTGGTGGTATCTCATCAAAATCGCCTTTCCGCTGAAAATCAAGGAACTTCCAGGGGGAAGGGAAATTGTCGAGAAAGAAAACCGGTCCCTTGGAAGGATCTCTTTTGAAGAAAAGCTTGTTCTTACTGTCTTTGTCACCACTGCACTGTGCTGGATCACCCGCTCGTTCCTATTGAGCCAGTGGATTCCGTCACTTGATGACACGATGATTGCCATCACAGGGGCACTCGTCCTGTTCCTGCTGCCGGGCCAAAAGGAATCCCGTCTCCTCAAATGGGAGGATGCGAAGAAACTTCCGTGGGGCATCCTTCTCTTATTCGGAGGCGGACTTGCCATAGCCAAAGGCTTCAAGGAAACCGGGCTTGCAGAATGGATCGGCAAGCAATTGACGGTGCTGGATGGGATTTCTTTCATCATCATCCTTGTGGCAGTGACAGCATTTGTAATATTCTTAACGGAAATCACGCCCAATACGGCGACGGCCACAATGATGTTCCCAATCATGGCATCACTCGCTGCCGCACTGAACGTCCATCCATACAGCCTGATGGTGGCGGCCGGCCTCGCAGCGTCCTGCGCCTTCATGCTTCCGGTAGCCACACCGCCGAATGCGGTCGTCTTCGGCTCCGGCTTCATCAAAATGGGGGACATGGTCAAAGCGGGTATATGGCTGAACATCATCAGCATTATTTGCATCACACTTCTCGTGTACTTATTCATGCCTGTTGTATGGGGAGTGGATCTTGGGGTGTTCCCTGGGGATATGAGATAA
- a CDS encoding 3-hydroxybutyrate dehydrogenase translates to MVNDKVVFITGAARGIGYEIGEHFAQNGAKVVLSDINQEGLDEAVDELKSRGFDCLGIKCDVTSESDVKAGIDKTVEHYGRIDVLINNAGLQHVAPIEDFPIEKFELLIKIMLTAPFIATKFAFPHMKKQKFGRIINMASINGLIGFAGKAAYNSAKHGVIGLTKVSALEGAEHGITVNAMCPGYVDTPLVRNQLQDISNTRGVELKKVLEDVIYPLVPQKRLLSVEEIADYTIFLSSDKAKGVTGQAVVLDGGYTAQ, encoded by the coding sequence ATGGTCAATGATAAAGTGGTATTCATCACAGGTGCTGCAAGGGGAATTGGATATGAAATAGGGGAACACTTTGCACAAAACGGCGCGAAGGTCGTCCTTTCTGATATCAACCAGGAAGGACTCGACGAAGCGGTCGATGAACTGAAAAGCAGGGGCTTTGACTGCCTCGGCATCAAATGCGATGTAACAAGTGAATCAGACGTTAAGGCAGGGATCGATAAAACGGTTGAACACTATGGCCGCATCGACGTCCTGATCAACAACGCGGGACTCCAGCACGTCGCGCCAATCGAAGACTTCCCGATTGAAAAATTCGAGCTATTGATCAAAATCATGCTCACCGCCCCATTCATCGCGACAAAATTTGCTTTCCCTCATATGAAAAAGCAAAAATTCGGGCGCATCATCAACATGGCATCCATCAACGGACTGATCGGATTTGCAGGCAAAGCCGCTTACAACAGTGCCAAACACGGTGTGATCGGCTTAACAAAAGTATCGGCCCTTGAAGGAGCCGAGCACGGCATCACCGTCAACGCCATGTGCCCAGGCTATGTGGACACCCCCCTCGTCCGCAATCAGCTACAGGATATCTCAAACACACGTGGGGTCGAACTCAAAAAAGTATTGGAGGATGTCATCTATCCCCTTGTTCCACAAAAACGATTACTGTCGGTAGAAGAAATTGCAGACTACACAATCTTCCTTTCGAGTGATAAAGCCAAAGGAGTTACCGGTCAGGCAGTGGTGCTCGATGGCGGGTATACGGCTCAGTAG
- a CDS encoding GntP family permease → MTSIIIGLILLMLLAYLGWSIIWIAPLVAGLVALMSGLDLLPAYTETYMTGFVDFAKEWFPVFLFGAIFGKLMEDVGAAQSVAYKITNLIGKDRAILGVLIAAAVLTYGGVSLFVVVFAIYPLAIAMFREANITRKLLPPTFVLGAFTFTMTAIPGTPQIQNLIPIDYFKTSPTAAPIIGTVGGLIMACGGYFYLRWRQKQFTNKGDTFTEPKGGNDVKEINESDLPNFYLSFLPLVIVVVTLNVFEWNILTALLVGILSILLINFKHYKKFIPAINGGAKGSVMAVINTSAAVGFGAVVTAAPGFKTLTKLILGIKGNPVISEAIAVQTLAAITGSASGGMGIALEALGDKYYELSQTSGISAEAFHRIASISSGASILPHNGALLTLFAVTGLTHKDSYLDVAVVGLLIPTIAEIVSIILANMGIY, encoded by the coding sequence ATGACTAGTATCATCATTGGTTTAATCCTGCTCATGCTCCTGGCCTATTTGGGCTGGTCCATCATCTGGATCGCCCCATTGGTTGCAGGGCTCGTTGCGCTCATGAGCGGTCTCGATCTCCTGCCGGCCTATACAGAAACGTATATGACCGGATTTGTGGATTTTGCGAAGGAATGGTTCCCTGTCTTCCTATTCGGGGCCATCTTTGGAAAGCTGATGGAAGATGTAGGTGCCGCTCAATCGGTTGCCTATAAAATCACCAACCTCATCGGCAAAGACCGTGCCATCCTCGGCGTCCTTATCGCAGCCGCTGTTTTAACATACGGAGGGGTAAGCTTATTCGTCGTCGTGTTTGCGATCTACCCCTTGGCGATCGCCATGTTCAGGGAGGCAAATATCACCCGAAAACTATTGCCGCCCACATTTGTATTGGGAGCTTTCACATTTACGATGACGGCTATCCCAGGGACACCCCAGATCCAGAATCTGATCCCAATCGACTATTTCAAGACGTCCCCTACCGCCGCCCCGATCATTGGGACGGTCGGCGGACTGATTATGGCTTGCGGCGGATATTTTTACTTAAGGTGGCGCCAAAAGCAATTCACCAATAAAGGGGATACTTTCACAGAGCCAAAGGGTGGAAATGATGTGAAGGAAATAAATGAATCAGATCTTCCTAATTTTTATTTGTCTTTCCTTCCTCTCGTCATCGTCGTGGTTACCTTGAATGTATTCGAGTGGAACATCCTCACAGCACTTCTTGTCGGGATTCTGTCCATATTGCTGATCAACTTCAAGCATTATAAAAAATTTATCCCGGCGATCAACGGGGGGGCAAAAGGCAGTGTTATGGCAGTGATCAACACAAGTGCTGCCGTAGGCTTCGGTGCTGTCGTCACGGCTGCACCAGGTTTCAAGACATTAACGAAGCTGATACTCGGCATCAAAGGAAATCCTGTGATATCTGAAGCGATCGCAGTCCAGACCCTTGCTGCCATCACCGGGTCTGCTTCAGGCGGGATGGGGATTGCCCTTGAGGCACTGGGTGATAAATATTACGAATTATCCCAAACAAGCGGAATAAGTGCAGAGGCGTTCCACAGAATCGCTTCCATCTCTTCCGGTGCTTCGATCCTGCCTCATAACGGGGCGCTTTTGACTCTGTTTGCCGTAACAGGTCTCACCCACAAAGATTCATATCTGGACGTTGCGGTCGTCGGCCTTCTCATTCCGACCATCGCAGAGATTGTGTCCATCATACTAGCCAATATGGGAATTTATTAA